Proteins co-encoded in one Sinobacterium norvegicum genomic window:
- the queA gene encoding tRNA preQ1(34) S-adenosylmethionine ribosyltransferase-isomerase QueA, producing the protein MKLSDFHFDLPDELIARYPTAERTDSRLLRLHGDSGALEHLGFKALLDQVDAGDLLVFNNTRVIPARLYGQKESGGKLEILVERVLDQHSVLAHMRSSRSPKPGATIFLGTDRESAVPVTVVGRQDALFELRFDDSRPVFDILHELGHMPLPPYIDRPDETADGERYQTVYSDPNKEGAVAAPTAGLHFDDTMMQQLQDKGVECAFVTLHVGAGTFQPVKVDNILEHHMHAEYIEVSEAVVEQVKQAHGRGGRVVAVGTTSVRCLESAAKINGGEIGAYSGDTDIFIYPGYEFAVVDGLLTNFHLPESTLIMLVSAFAGQQHVMDAYKVAVEQQYRFFSYGDAMFVSPSQLSAGYRAANAEG; encoded by the coding sequence ATGAAATTATCCGATTTCCATTTTGACCTGCCCGATGAATTAATCGCCCGTTACCCGACGGCTGAACGCACCGATAGCCGGTTGTTACGGCTGCACGGCGACAGCGGCGCGCTAGAGCACTTAGGCTTCAAGGCCCTGCTCGACCAAGTCGATGCCGGTGACCTGCTGGTATTTAACAATACTCGGGTGATTCCTGCCCGCTTATATGGCCAAAAAGAAAGCGGCGGCAAGCTGGAGATATTGGTCGAGCGGGTGTTGGATCAGCACAGCGTGTTGGCCCATATGCGCAGCTCGCGCTCACCCAAACCCGGTGCCACCATCTTTTTAGGCACCGACCGTGAGTCGGCGGTACCGGTGACCGTGGTTGGCCGTCAGGATGCCTTGTTTGAGCTGCGCTTCGACGACAGCCGTCCGGTGTTTGATATTCTGCACGAGCTGGGCCATATGCCACTGCCGCCCTATATCGACCGCCCCGACGAGACCGCCGATGGCGAGCGCTATCAAACCGTTTACAGCGACCCTAATAAAGAAGGCGCCGTCGCGGCGCCGACCGCTGGTTTGCACTTCGACGATACCATGATGCAGCAGCTGCAGGATAAGGGTGTCGAATGTGCCTTTGTTACCCTGCACGTTGGCGCCGGCACCTTTCAACCGGTCAAGGTCGATAATATTCTCGAGCACCATATGCACGCCGAATATATCGAGGTCAGCGAGGCGGTGGTCGAGCAGGTTAAGCAGGCCCATGGCCGCGGCGGCCGCGTCGTTGCCGTGGGAACCACCTCGGTGCGTTGTCTCGAGAGTGCCGCTAAAATTAACGGCGGTGAGATTGGGGCCTATAGTGGTGATACCGATATTTTTATCTACCCCGGTTATGAGTTTGCCGTGGTCGATGGTCTGCTGACCAATTTCCACCTGCCGGAGTCGACGCTGATTATGTTGGTCAGCGCCTTTGCCGGCCAGCAGCACGTGATGGACGCTTATAAGGTGGCTGTCGAGCAGCAGTATCGCTTCTTTAGTTACGGCGATGCGATGTTTGTCAGCCCCAGTCAACTTTCCGCCGGTTATAGAGCGGCGAACGCCGAGGGCTGA
- a CDS encoding BCCT family transporter — protein MLINAPITNLFIRVSQSGFYRGFSKDVTITAKILVGTLILWAIAFPDNAASVLGQLNNLILASFNYWYIYTMAFFVILCFALALWPKVDI, from the coding sequence ATGCTGATTAACGCCCCTATTACCAATCTATTTATTCGAGTGTCACAATCGGGTTTCTACCGAGGCTTTAGTAAAGACGTCACCATCACGGCAAAAATATTGGTGGGGACATTAATTTTATGGGCGATAGCCTTTCCTGATAATGCAGCTTCTGTACTGGGGCAGCTGAATAATCTTATCCTGGCCAGTTTTAACTATTGGTATATTTATACCATGGCCTTTTTCGTGATCCTGTGTTTTGCCCTGGCGCTGTGGCCGAAGGTCGATATTTAG
- a CDS encoding SRPBCC family protein, whose product MGLYLNNSIRQCGRCAMGSCYHTIEIQAPMKKVWATVSDFHNMHWAPEVVSSLAKLGGKNNHQVGAKRVLNDDIHETLTGFDAKNHSFSYIIDHGPGPLAKPLLQSYNANVTLTASEHGTTVEWASSFQSANDEEVAEFCNPIYIALLTALKNSLEQAELPAL is encoded by the coding sequence ATGGGACTATACTTAAACAACAGTATTCGCCAGTGCGGGAGGTGCGCCATGGGTAGCTGTTATCACACCATCGAAATTCAAGCGCCGATGAAAAAAGTTTGGGCCACAGTCAGCGACTTCCATAATATGCACTGGGCACCAGAGGTGGTTAGCTCACTGGCCAAACTCGGCGGCAAAAACAATCATCAGGTGGGAGCCAAACGGGTACTCAACGATGATATCCACGAGACACTTACCGGCTTCGACGCTAAGAATCACAGCTTTTCTTACATTATCGACCACGGCCCCGGCCCTCTCGCCAAACCGCTGTTACAAAGCTATAACGCCAACGTCACACTGACCGCCAGCGAGCACGGTACCACGGTGGAATGGGCGTCGAGCTTTCAATCGGCTAACGATGAGGAGGTTGCTGAGTTTTGTAACCCGATCTATATCGCGCTATTAACGGCGCTGAAAAACAGCCTCGAACAGGCCGAGCTACCGGCGCTATAG
- a CDS encoding DUF1254 domain-containing protein — MTTSKQRSLAMWTLTAVVLTPAAFAADTIPVTEANFAHAETARNYNNWSKLGANEGIAHMKQLPPRGTAAPTVQMNDDTLYSVVITEVVDGQVNFSIPASDVYMAVQVVTEGGHGQHYIVGEGDYQLPVETEFAFLIYRTGTEKGLDAARLAQSKISDDSFKFGTYTPQNYNFAEVEQWTAKLTAETRGEVFEYTFPRLSKDVTDRHQWNLENANGWGGSSPEVNVANKYTNSIMLDGNSCLTTTFDNPESKYFTSVTAYDQARYLIEGVNHISSHSWQMNADDTVTVSFNCGADAINNIDTLGQDFTFTMRYYGVSQKVLDGQVSPEKTVQ; from the coding sequence ATGACAACTTCTAAGCAACGCTCACTCGCCATGTGGACCTTAACAGCCGTGGTATTAACGCCAGCGGCCTTTGCGGCAGACACTATCCCTGTTACCGAGGCAAACTTCGCCCATGCCGAGACGGCCCGCAATTATAACAATTGGAGTAAGCTCGGTGCCAACGAGGGCATTGCCCATATGAAACAATTGCCGCCACGGGGCACGGCAGCGCCGACGGTACAGATGAACGATGACACCCTGTATTCGGTGGTGATCACCGAGGTAGTCGATGGCCAGGTGAATTTTAGTATTCCGGCCTCTGACGTCTATATGGCGGTTCAGGTGGTCACCGAGGGTGGTCATGGTCAGCATTATATTGTCGGTGAGGGCGACTATCAGCTGCCGGTTGAAACCGAATTTGCTTTTTTGATTTATCGCACCGGCACCGAAAAAGGCTTGGATGCGGCGCGGCTGGCGCAGAGTAAAATCAGCGATGACAGCTTTAAATTCGGCACCTATACCCCGCAGAACTACAACTTTGCAGAGGTCGAACAGTGGACGGCCAAGTTGACCGCCGAGACTCGAGGCGAGGTTTTTGAATACACCTTCCCGCGCCTCTCGAAGGACGTTACCGATCGTCATCAGTGGAATCTAGAAAACGCCAACGGCTGGGGTGGCTCGTCGCCCGAGGTGAACGTTGCCAACAAATACACCAACTCCATCATGTTGGATGGCAATAGCTGTTTGACCACCACCTTCGACAACCCCGAGTCAAAGTACTTCACCTCGGTAACCGCTTACGATCAGGCGCGTTATTTAATCGAAGGGGTTAACCATATTAGCTCACACAGCTGGCAGATGAACGCCGATGACACCGTCACCGTATCGTTTAACTGCGGCGCCGATGCAATCAATAATATCGATACGCTGGGGCAGGATTTCACCTTCACCATGCGTTACTACGGCGTCAGCCAAAAGGTATTGGATGGCCAGGTGTCACCGGAGAAAACGGTTCAGTAG